One stretch of Corallococcus exiguus DNA includes these proteins:
- a CDS encoding polyprenyl synthetase family protein gives MDVAHELTEFLGQVEQRLTELLADGDVGPDVKGDTLMDAARHLCLGAGGKRARPMLVRLFGGVVGVPAARLVDVGVAAEMIHSASLLHDDVVDAGMFRRGRPTVNARWGNIVAVMSGDLILSTALSRLSLLDARLVQSGLAIVTEMTRAAIAEVEARGDMNLPLTRLRYIAEGKTGSLFGWCGKAAATLADKPDAQARFDAFGRHLGVAFQIADDIRDILGTDVGKPRYADVHSRTPSLPILLAVSRDESLRRKLKDAWAFSVITPERTREIGAAIEAAGAVEASMEMMNVEIEAALDKLGPFANDAAGAELMSWAHRLSEGIAEQVKGRAA, from the coding sequence ATGGATGTCGCTCACGAGCTGACGGAGTTTCTGGGGCAGGTGGAGCAGCGTCTGACCGAATTGCTCGCGGATGGCGACGTCGGTCCGGACGTGAAGGGTGACACGCTGATGGATGCGGCGCGCCACCTGTGCCTGGGGGCCGGGGGCAAGCGGGCCCGCCCCATGCTCGTCCGCCTGTTCGGTGGCGTGGTGGGTGTGCCGGCCGCACGGCTGGTGGATGTGGGTGTGGCGGCGGAGATGATCCACTCGGCCAGCCTGCTGCATGACGACGTGGTGGACGCGGGCATGTTCCGCCGGGGCCGCCCGACGGTGAACGCGCGCTGGGGCAACATCGTCGCGGTGATGAGCGGCGACCTCATCCTGTCCACTGCGCTGTCGCGGCTGTCCCTGCTGGACGCGCGCTTGGTGCAGAGCGGCCTGGCCATCGTCACGGAGATGACCCGCGCGGCCATCGCGGAGGTGGAGGCGCGCGGCGACATGAACCTGCCGCTCACCCGGCTGCGCTACATCGCCGAGGGCAAGACGGGATCGCTGTTCGGCTGGTGCGGCAAGGCCGCGGCGACGCTGGCGGACAAGCCGGATGCGCAGGCGCGCTTCGACGCGTTCGGCCGGCACCTGGGCGTGGCGTTCCAGATCGCCGACGACATCCGCGACATCCTGGGCACGGACGTGGGCAAGCCCCGGTACGCGGACGTGCACTCGCGCACGCCGTCGCTGCCCATCCTGCTGGCGGTGTCGCGGGACGAGTCCCTGCGCCGCAAGCTCAAGGACGCGTGGGCGTTCTCCGTCATCACCCCGGAGCGCACCCGGGAGATTGGCGCCGCCATCGAGGCCGCCGGCGCGGTGGAGGCGTCCATGGAGATGATGAACGTCGAAATCGAAGCGGCGCTCGACAAGCTGGGGCCCTTCGCGAACGACGCCGCTGGCGCGGAGCTGATGAGCTGGGCGCACCGGCTGTCGGAGGGCATCGCGGAGCAGGTGAAGGGACGCGCTGCATGA
- a CDS encoding GbsR/MarR family transcriptional regulator, which produces MKGYLWTGGDPGSQKTVAPPENGRLAPWEAIAVEAVGNVIEFWGFKRNQGRVWGLLYLRGEPLTAGEIERELDLSKGGVSMLLRDLEQWGVIQRVRVPRDTVWRYAAETDLVRMVTHVVEEREAAFVTRIRADLSEARRLAEGAGGLQAEKLRRLERMAVLADHVERALRLFIKTSRLDVGGVLGAFRDGALSRGKGER; this is translated from the coding sequence ATGAAGGGCTACCTGTGGACGGGGGGGGATCCCGGGAGCCAGAAGACCGTCGCGCCGCCGGAGAACGGACGGCTGGCGCCATGGGAGGCCATCGCCGTGGAGGCGGTGGGCAACGTCATCGAGTTCTGGGGCTTCAAGCGCAACCAGGGCCGCGTGTGGGGCCTGCTCTACCTGCGCGGCGAGCCGCTGACAGCCGGTGAGATTGAACGCGAGCTCGACCTGTCCAAGGGCGGCGTGTCCATGCTGCTGCGCGACCTGGAGCAGTGGGGCGTCATCCAGCGGGTGCGCGTGCCGCGGGACACGGTGTGGCGCTACGCGGCGGAGACGGACCTGGTGCGGATGGTGACGCACGTGGTGGAGGAGCGCGAGGCGGCCTTCGTCACCCGCATCCGCGCGGACCTGTCCGAAGCGCGCCGGCTGGCGGAGGGTGCTGGCGGCTTGCAGGCGGAGAAGCTGCGGCGGCTGGAGCGCATGGCCGTGCTGGCCGACCACGTGGAGCGCGCGCTGCGGCTGTTCATCAAGACGTCCCGCCTGGACGTGGGCGGGGTGCTGGGCGCGTTCCGCGACGGCGCCCTGTCGCGCGGCAAAGGCGAGCGGTAG
- a CDS encoding gamma-glutamylcyclotransferase translates to MDSHYDQVMKAREQADANAPRRYFAYSTILDRAAFEEWRQQHSYGFFDLPEGQLAEALDVDLVYDFPSRWWGGRVAGLTDAPGARVYGRLFEIPGKDWPIVQHKEGFVTSMCVERTVRVRVDGQEVEATAFVTNPRRASSDGPVSPRFVEALVRGAKSAGLPADYVEKLARGESR, encoded by the coding sequence ATGGATTCGCACTACGACCAGGTGATGAAGGCGCGCGAGCAGGCGGACGCGAACGCGCCCCGGCGCTACTTCGCGTACTCGACCATCCTGGACCGGGCCGCCTTCGAGGAGTGGAGGCAGCAGCACAGCTACGGCTTCTTCGACCTGCCGGAGGGCCAGCTCGCCGAGGCGCTGGACGTGGACCTTGTCTACGACTTCCCGTCGCGCTGGTGGGGCGGCCGGGTGGCGGGCCTGACGGACGCGCCGGGCGCGCGCGTGTACGGGCGGCTCTTCGAGATCCCCGGCAAGGACTGGCCCATCGTCCAGCACAAGGAGGGCTTCGTCACCAGCATGTGCGTGGAGCGCACGGTGCGCGTGCGCGTGGATGGCCAGGAGGTGGAGGCCACCGCGTTCGTGACCAACCCGCGCCGTGCGTCGTCGGACGGGCCGGTGAGCCCGCGCTTCGTGGAGGCGCTGGTGCGCGGCGCGAAGAGCGCCGGGCTGCCCGCGGACTACGTGGAGAAGCTGGCGCGCGGCGAGTCGCGCTGA
- a CDS encoding PQQ-dependent sugar dehydrogenase — protein sequence MRRPLVLTTFLGLACLQAGCKSNSTNAPEPSLSLRDSGVVDAGQQPVSWNLQAAQIQVPEGMRGAPFDVPHSLNIPSGMSVAVWARVPGARFIAFSPEGTLLVSVPGQNKVMQVRPREGQAPEVTQWAGGLGRPHDLVFHERDGQVWVFLSEKDRVTRSRWTPGETARGTVETVVTGLPDASLPELHGAYGHELKNLAVDSQHRVYVAIASTCNVCLGDTTSDPLRGAIYRWDWSGGSRELFARGLRNAEGLAWEPGTDTLWVAVNNRDNTPYPFDDGTGQYGKVIPEYVDNHPPEALTSVRQGGHYGWPFCNSNPDSPSGLKHMPLDRDYNLNRDGAKADCAALDKTDQGIQAHSAPLGLTFFDHGELNPEWKRGALVAYHGSWNRTERTGYKVTVFPWDLATHQPMQEVDLVTGFKNPDLSVWGRPVDVALAPGGGFIVSDDAAGALYRIAPTARP from the coding sequence ATGCGGCGACCCCTCGTGCTGACGACCTTCCTGGGCCTGGCGTGCCTCCAGGCCGGCTGCAAGTCCAACTCGACGAACGCCCCGGAGCCCTCCCTTTCGCTCCGGGACTCAGGCGTGGTGGACGCGGGTCAGCAACCTGTCTCCTGGAACCTCCAGGCGGCCCAGATCCAGGTTCCGGAGGGCATGAGGGGCGCTCCGTTCGATGTGCCGCACTCCCTGAACATCCCATCAGGCATGTCCGTAGCGGTCTGGGCGCGGGTGCCGGGCGCGCGTTTCATCGCATTCTCGCCGGAGGGCACGCTGCTCGTCTCCGTTCCCGGCCAGAACAAGGTGATGCAGGTGCGCCCCCGCGAGGGCCAGGCGCCGGAGGTGACACAGTGGGCAGGCGGCCTGGGCCGGCCCCACGACCTCGTCTTCCACGAGCGCGACGGGCAGGTGTGGGTCTTCCTGTCGGAGAAGGACCGCGTCACGCGCTCGCGCTGGACGCCCGGTGAGACGGCGCGCGGCACGGTGGAGACGGTCGTCACGGGACTGCCGGACGCATCCCTCCCGGAGCTGCACGGCGCCTACGGCCACGAGCTCAAGAACCTGGCGGTGGACTCACAGCACCGCGTGTACGTGGCCATCGCGTCCACCTGCAACGTGTGCCTGGGCGACACCACCAGCGACCCGCTGCGCGGCGCCATCTACCGGTGGGACTGGAGCGGCGGCTCACGCGAGCTGTTCGCCCGGGGCCTGCGCAACGCGGAGGGCCTTGCGTGGGAGCCGGGCACCGACACGCTGTGGGTGGCGGTCAACAACCGCGACAACACGCCCTACCCGTTCGACGACGGCACCGGGCAGTACGGCAAGGTCATTCCGGAGTACGTGGACAACCACCCGCCAGAGGCACTCACCTCCGTGCGGCAGGGCGGCCACTACGGCTGGCCCTTCTGCAACTCCAACCCGGACTCCCCCAGCGGCCTGAAGCACATGCCCCTGGACCGCGACTACAACCTCAACCGGGACGGCGCCAAGGCGGACTGCGCCGCGTTGGACAAGACGGACCAGGGCATCCAGGCGCACTCGGCGCCCCTGGGCCTGACGTTCTTCGACCATGGGGAGCTCAATCCGGAGTGGAAGCGCGGCGCGCTGGTCGCCTACCACGGCTCGTGGAACCGCACGGAGCGGACCGGCTACAAGGTCACCGTCTTCCCGTGGGACCTGGCCACACACCAGCCCATGCAGGAGGTGGACCTCGTCACGGGCTTCAAGAACCCGGACCTGAGCGTGTGGGGCCGGCCGGTGGACGTGGCCCTGGCCCCGGGCGGCGGCTTCATCGTCAGCGACGACGCCGCCGGTGCTCTCTATCGCATCGCCCCCACCGCCCGGCCGTAG
- a CDS encoding biliverdin-producing heme oxygenase → MSTVRGTIRWGGFERSARDKRLSSASTALGGLPSTQRLSLRLEEGTGIARRQAEQSTFLEALFNGAWNGGVYGQFVRARHYANHLRQLHVVYEALESVLPALKDGPLTRVLRLPELRRASALLADLDWFCGDTRTKPFACTETRLHAERIREVAAEAPHLLIAHAWARCVQDLYTAPQRSELIAQAFELENGRGTAFYNAVSAAELLAFQSRLVARLDEVPLTEGEAQELVQEARLAFRIQSLICDELARDAPELEGLGGTPG, encoded by the coding sequence GTGAGCACCGTCCGGGGGACGATCCGCTGGGGCGGCTTCGAGCGCTCCGCGAGGGACAAGCGCCTGTCCTCCGCGTCCACGGCCCTCGGGGGCCTCCCGTCCACGCAGCGGCTGTCGCTGCGGCTGGAGGAGGGGACGGGGATCGCCCGGCGCCAGGCGGAGCAGTCCACCTTCCTGGAAGCGCTCTTCAACGGCGCGTGGAACGGCGGCGTCTATGGCCAGTTCGTGCGGGCGCGCCATTACGCGAACCACCTGCGCCAGCTGCACGTCGTCTACGAAGCGCTGGAGTCCGTGCTGCCGGCGCTGAAGGACGGCCCGCTCACGCGCGTGCTGCGGCTGCCGGAGCTGCGGCGGGCCTCCGCGTTGCTGGCGGACCTGGACTGGTTCTGCGGCGACACGCGCACGAAGCCCTTCGCCTGCACGGAGACGCGGCTGCACGCCGAGCGGATCCGCGAAGTGGCGGCCGAGGCCCCGCACCTGCTCATCGCCCATGCCTGGGCCCGCTGCGTCCAGGACCTCTACACCGCCCCCCAGCGCTCGGAGCTCATCGCGCAGGCGTTCGAGCTGGAGAACGGCCGGGGCACGGCCTTCTACAACGCGGTGTCCGCCGCGGAGCTGCTCGCCTTCCAGAGCCGGCTGGTGGCCCGGCTGGACGAGGTTCCGCTGACGGAGGGCGAGGCCCAGGAGCTGGTCCAGGAGGCGCGGCTGGCCTTCCGCATCCAATCGCTCATCTGCGACGAGCTGGCTCGGGACGCACCGGAGCTGGAGGGGCTGGGCGGTACTCCTGGGTAG
- a CDS encoding PilZ domain-containing protein, which translates to MTLQMTSHIDRRAFPRIHAPLYSRPARMKVGEKKQVLDVSLGGARIYSDDPQDVGSRLDLELFLPDGSSLECTARIVWAIKLPKDAVARFEVGLSFTEVPEPVLARLKTVLVTDEG; encoded by the coding sequence GTGACACTCCAGATGACCTCTCACATCGATCGCCGCGCCTTCCCCCGCATCCACGCGCCCCTCTATTCGCGCCCCGCGCGCATGAAGGTGGGCGAAAAGAAGCAGGTGCTCGACGTCAGCCTCGGGGGCGCGCGCATCTACTCGGATGATCCGCAGGACGTGGGCTCGCGGCTGGATCTGGAGCTGTTCCTTCCGGACGGCAGCTCGCTGGAATGTACGGCGCGCATCGTCTGGGCCATCAAGTTACCCAAGGACGCCGTGGCCCGCTTCGAGGTGGGCCTGTCCTTCACCGAAGTGCCAGAGCCCGTCCTGGCACGTCTGAAGACCGTCCTCGTCACGGACGAGGGCTAG
- a CDS encoding aldo/keto reductase, translating to MAAGAAAKRKLGTSGLEVFPLCLGGNVFGWTADEATSFAVLDAFVEGGGNFVDTADVYSRWIPGHVGGESEAVLGKWIASRKAKDRLVVATKVGAETALGKGLTREHIEKSVDASLRRLGVERIDLYYAHYDDPNTPFEETLRAFDALVKAGKVKALGLSNHTAERAQEALDTQKRLGLARYQVIQPEYNLVERPKFEGALQQVSEKEGLAVAPYFGLAAGFLTGKYQEGQPAPASPRAGNVLKKYGNAQGWGVVAALKKVAERRGATPSQVALAWLETRPTVVAPIASATSVPQVKELLGAFSLKLEADDLRELDSASSK from the coding sequence ATGGCGGCAGGAGCAGCGGCGAAGCGGAAGCTGGGAACGTCGGGCCTGGAGGTGTTCCCGCTGTGTCTGGGCGGGAACGTCTTCGGCTGGACGGCGGACGAGGCGACCTCGTTCGCCGTGCTCGACGCGTTCGTGGAGGGCGGCGGCAACTTCGTGGACACCGCGGACGTGTACTCGCGGTGGATCCCCGGCCACGTGGGCGGCGAGTCGGAGGCAGTGCTGGGCAAGTGGATCGCCTCGCGCAAGGCGAAGGACCGCCTGGTGGTGGCCACGAAGGTCGGCGCGGAGACGGCGCTGGGCAAGGGCCTCACGCGCGAGCACATCGAGAAGAGCGTGGACGCGTCCCTGCGCCGCCTGGGCGTGGAGCGCATCGACCTGTACTACGCGCACTACGACGACCCGAACACGCCCTTCGAGGAGACGCTCCGCGCCTTCGACGCGCTGGTGAAGGCGGGCAAGGTGAAGGCGCTGGGCCTGAGCAACCACACCGCGGAGCGCGCGCAGGAGGCCCTGGACACACAGAAGAGGCTGGGGCTCGCGCGCTACCAGGTCATCCAACCGGAGTACAACCTGGTCGAGCGTCCGAAGTTCGAGGGCGCGCTCCAGCAGGTGAGTGAGAAGGAAGGCCTGGCCGTGGCGCCCTACTTCGGGCTCGCCGCGGGCTTCCTCACCGGCAAGTACCAGGAGGGGCAGCCGGCTCCGGCGTCACCGCGCGCGGGCAACGTGCTCAAGAAGTACGGTAACGCGCAGGGCTGGGGCGTCGTCGCCGCGCTGAAGAAGGTGGCGGAGCGCCGGGGTGCCACGCCGTCACAGGTGGCGCTCGCGTGGCTCGAGACGCGGCCTACCGTGGTGGCGCCCATCGCCAGCGCCACGTCCGTGCCGCAGGTGAAGGAGCTGCTCGGGGCCTTCTCCCTGAAGCTGGAAGCGGACGACCTGCGCGAGCTGGACAGCGCGTCTTCGAAGTAG
- the glgB gene encoding 1,4-alpha-glucan branching protein GlgB has protein sequence MRKPADRAQVDAELQRVVELRHPEPHSMLGVHPDGDAVVVRAYRPEAVAVHVLPEFGGKVPMQHRTGGVFEARINGRTEPFGYLLEVEYPGKKVFTLRDPYSFLPTIGEMDLYFAGEGRHERLWERMGAHLIHHNGVKGTSFAVWAPTARGVSVVGDFNGWDGRLHAMRRMGSSGIWELFVPEVGEGTRYKFEIRPGHGGGPLLKADPFAFRTETPPATASVVHDLQRYAWGDSAWLETREKHVDAAKHPWSVYEVHLGSWRRVVEDGDRPMTYRELAPELSRYAKELGFTHVELLPVSEHPYGGSWGYQVGGYYAPTSRFGHPDDFRYLVDYLHQEGIGVIVDWVPGHFPRDSHALGQFDGTSLYEHSDPRQGSQPDWGTLVFNFGRNEVRNFLIANALFWLEEYHIDGLRVDAVASMLYLDYSRKHGEWVPNRWGGRENEEAIQFLRELNDTIRRKHPGVVVIAEESTAWPKVSQPVSEGGLGFHFKWNMGWMHDTLSYFSKDAVYRQFHHNQLTFGLLYAFSEHFMLPLSHDEVVHGKGSLYGRMPGDAWQKRANLRALFAWMWAHPGKKLLFMGGEFGQPAEWNHDKSLDWHLLNDPGHKGIQNLVGDLNRIYRDLPALYDSDSEPIGFQWLQPDASAANVLAFVRRSRTPGRHVVCVANMSPVPREDYRVGFPLHGRYVELVNTDAGEYGGSGMGNRGQVHTEPTGWDGQPASATLTLPPLSVVWFTPG, from the coding sequence GTGAGGAAGCCTGCGGACAGAGCACAGGTGGACGCGGAGCTGCAACGCGTGGTGGAGCTGCGCCACCCGGAGCCCCACTCCATGTTGGGCGTCCACCCGGACGGCGACGCGGTCGTGGTGCGCGCCTACCGCCCGGAGGCCGTGGCCGTCCACGTCCTGCCGGAGTTCGGGGGCAAGGTGCCCATGCAGCACCGCACCGGCGGCGTCTTCGAGGCGCGCATCAACGGCCGCACGGAGCCCTTCGGGTACCTGCTGGAGGTGGAGTACCCGGGCAAGAAGGTCTTCACGCTGCGCGACCCCTACAGCTTCCTGCCCACCATCGGGGAGATGGACCTGTACTTCGCCGGCGAGGGCCGCCACGAGCGGCTCTGGGAGCGCATGGGCGCGCACCTCATCCACCACAACGGCGTGAAGGGCACGTCGTTCGCCGTCTGGGCCCCCACCGCCCGGGGCGTGTCCGTGGTGGGTGACTTCAACGGCTGGGACGGCCGCCTGCACGCCATGCGGCGCATGGGGTCCTCCGGCATCTGGGAGCTGTTCGTCCCGGAGGTCGGCGAGGGCACCCGCTACAAGTTCGAAATCCGGCCCGGCCACGGCGGCGGCCCGCTGCTCAAGGCGGACCCCTTCGCCTTCCGCACGGAAACTCCGCCCGCCACCGCGTCCGTGGTGCACGACCTGCAGCGCTACGCCTGGGGCGACAGCGCGTGGCTGGAGACGCGCGAGAAGCACGTGGACGCGGCCAAGCACCCGTGGAGCGTGTACGAGGTCCACCTGGGCAGCTGGCGCCGCGTGGTGGAGGACGGCGACCGGCCCATGACGTACCGCGAGCTGGCGCCGGAGCTGTCTCGCTACGCGAAGGAGCTGGGCTTCACGCACGTGGAGCTGCTGCCCGTGTCCGAGCACCCCTACGGCGGCTCCTGGGGCTACCAGGTCGGTGGCTACTACGCGCCCACCTCGCGCTTCGGCCACCCGGACGACTTCCGCTACCTGGTGGACTACCTGCACCAGGAGGGCATCGGCGTCATCGTGGACTGGGTGCCGGGCCACTTCCCGCGCGACAGTCATGCGCTGGGCCAGTTCGACGGCACGTCCCTCTACGAGCACTCGGATCCACGCCAGGGTTCGCAGCCGGACTGGGGCACGCTCGTCTTCAACTTCGGCCGCAACGAGGTGCGCAACTTCCTCATCGCCAACGCGCTGTTCTGGCTGGAGGAGTACCACATCGACGGGCTGCGCGTGGACGCGGTGGCCTCCATGCTCTACCTGGACTACAGCCGGAAGCACGGCGAGTGGGTCCCCAACCGCTGGGGCGGCCGCGAGAACGAAGAAGCCATCCAGTTCCTGCGCGAACTCAACGACACCATCCGCCGCAAGCACCCGGGCGTGGTCGTCATCGCGGAGGAGTCCACCGCGTGGCCCAAGGTGTCCCAGCCCGTCAGCGAGGGCGGCCTGGGCTTCCACTTCAAGTGGAACATGGGCTGGATGCACGACACGCTGTCGTACTTCTCCAAGGACGCCGTCTACCGGCAGTTCCACCACAACCAGCTCACCTTCGGCCTGCTGTACGCGTTCAGCGAGCACTTCATGCTGCCGCTGAGCCACGACGAGGTGGTCCACGGCAAGGGCAGCCTCTACGGGCGCATGCCGGGCGACGCGTGGCAGAAGCGCGCGAACCTGCGCGCGCTGTTCGCGTGGATGTGGGCCCACCCGGGCAAGAAGCTGCTCTTCATGGGCGGCGAGTTCGGCCAGCCGGCGGAGTGGAACCACGACAAGAGCCTGGACTGGCACCTGCTCAATGACCCGGGCCACAAGGGCATCCAGAACCTGGTGGGCGACCTGAATCGCATCTACCGCGACCTGCCCGCGCTGTACGACTCGGACAGCGAGCCCATTGGCTTCCAGTGGCTTCAGCCGGACGCGTCCGCGGCGAACGTGCTGGCCTTCGTGCGCCGCTCGCGCACGCCCGGCCGTCACGTGGTGTGCGTGGCCAACATGTCGCCGGTGCCTCGCGAGGATTATCGCGTGGGCTTCCCGCTCCACGGCCGTTATGTGGAACTGGTCAACACCGACGCCGGGGAGTACGGCGGCAGCGGCATGGGCAACCGGGGCCAGGTGCACACGGAGCCCACGGGTTGGGACGGCCAGCCCGCGTCCGCGACGCTCACCCTGCCCCCGCTGTCGGTGGTGTGGTTCACGCCGGGGTAG
- a CDS encoding phosphotransferase has translation MTPLDLTKLPDFLKAQRWFAGKAWPIKSVSVADHVNMDLGTCSFTLAIIEVVYELGNPERYQLQVRHTADGLVSALEDDECVRALFSLAREGRQVVSGSGRVVGEWIASTDSGVALPDPLTVRRLNVEQSNTSLVLGERVIVKVIRKLEAGVNPEYEVGRFLATKTSFRATPQLVGALNLEGPAGATLALAHRFVPDAVDGWKYTLERLRQEKALGDGFLGDMRDLGARLGELHKAFASAGPDDLSFSPEPLLQEDLQRWSASIVGELGVTLADAGRLHADLEGRREGLIAYAKRLAQVAPSGQKIRIHGDLHLGQVLRSDGQWLFFDFEGEPSRSFTARREKYSALRDVAGMLRSFDYAEATVSLEGGQPRGRVGPTRDAFLEGYRQATRGATFLPDNDEAFNVMLRAFELEKLLYEVRYELANRPDWVRIPVEALLRMEDAQ, from the coding sequence GTGACCCCCCTGGACCTGACCAAGCTGCCAGACTTCCTCAAGGCCCAACGTTGGTTCGCCGGCAAGGCGTGGCCCATCAAAAGTGTCAGCGTGGCGGACCACGTGAACATGGACCTGGGCACGTGCTCCTTCACCCTGGCCATCATCGAAGTCGTCTACGAGTTGGGAAATCCGGAGCGCTACCAGCTCCAGGTCCGGCACACGGCCGACGGACTGGTGAGCGCGCTGGAGGACGACGAATGCGTGCGCGCCCTCTTCAGCCTCGCGCGCGAGGGCCGGCAGGTGGTGTCCGGCTCCGGCCGCGTGGTGGGTGAATGGATCGCCTCCACGGACAGCGGCGTGGCGCTGCCGGATCCGCTCACCGTGCGCCGGCTCAACGTGGAGCAGAGCAACACGTCGCTGGTGCTGGGCGAGCGGGTCATCGTCAAGGTCATCCGCAAGCTGGAGGCCGGCGTGAACCCCGAATACGAGGTGGGCCGCTTCCTCGCGACGAAGACGTCCTTCCGCGCGACGCCGCAGCTGGTGGGCGCGCTGAACCTGGAGGGCCCCGCGGGCGCGACGCTCGCGCTGGCGCACCGCTTCGTGCCGGACGCCGTGGACGGCTGGAAGTACACGCTGGAGCGGCTGCGCCAGGAGAAGGCGCTGGGCGACGGCTTCCTCGGGGACATGCGCGACCTGGGCGCGCGGTTGGGAGAGCTGCACAAGGCCTTCGCCTCCGCGGGGCCGGACGACCTGTCGTTCTCCCCGGAGCCGCTGCTCCAGGAGGACCTGCAGCGCTGGAGCGCGTCCATCGTGGGCGAGCTGGGCGTGACGCTGGCGGACGCCGGGCGGCTGCACGCGGACCTGGAGGGCCGGCGCGAGGGCCTCATCGCGTACGCGAAGCGGCTGGCGCAGGTGGCGCCCTCTGGCCAGAAGATCCGCATCCACGGCGACCTGCACCTGGGCCAGGTGCTGCGCTCGGATGGCCAGTGGCTGTTCTTCGACTTCGAGGGTGAGCCGTCCCGCTCCTTCACCGCGCGCCGTGAGAAGTACAGCGCGCTGCGCGACGTGGCGGGGATGCTCCGCTCGTTCGACTACGCGGAGGCCACCGTGTCGCTGGAGGGCGGCCAGCCGCGCGGGCGCGTGGGCCCCACCCGCGACGCGTTCCTGGAGGGCTACCGCCAGGCGACGCGCGGCGCCACCTTCCTGCCCGACAACGATGAAGCCTTCAACGTGATGTTGCGCGCCTTCGAACTGGAGAAGCTGTTGTACGAAGTGCGCTACGAACTCGCCAACCGGCCGGACTGGGTGCGCATCCCCGTCGAGGCCCTGTTGCGGATGGAGGATGCCCAGTGA